One Niallia circulans DNA segment encodes these proteins:
- a CDS encoding LytR/AlgR family response regulator transcription factor, whose translation MTKLNILAIDDDPIQLDVYKDIFKDSPYNLVYTCTNGDLLPLFLSENNVDIALLDIEIASQSGFKLAEHINQYYGNIKIIFISNHKSFALEAYDFYPLDYIVKPVDVFRLFQTLSRINYSGGQNNLRIGVKTSTGFSLIKKDDILFISKTLNKTTIHLANGERIESNEKLEAHEMKLLKHGFYRIHKSYLVSLNKVKKIQKDEFMNSFNIVLYDSSTTIPVSKHRIKELKDAVMKQFNF comes from the coding sequence ATGACCAAATTAAACATTTTAGCCATAGATGATGATCCTATTCAATTGGATGTATATAAGGACATTTTTAAAGATTCTCCTTATAATTTGGTATACACCTGTACAAATGGTGATTTACTCCCCCTTTTTTTGAGTGAAAATAACGTAGATATTGCATTATTAGATATAGAAATTGCATCACAGTCAGGATTCAAATTAGCAGAACATATTAATCAGTATTATGGAAACATTAAAATCATTTTTATTAGTAATCACAAATCGTTTGCTTTAGAAGCCTATGATTTTTATCCATTAGATTATATTGTTAAACCAGTAGACGTATTCAGATTGTTTCAGACATTAAGCAGGATCAATTATTCAGGCGGCCAAAATAATCTTCGAATTGGGGTTAAGACATCAACAGGATTCTCGTTAATTAAGAAAGATGACATTCTATTTATTAGTAAAACCTTAAATAAAACAACGATCCACCTTGCAAACGGAGAAAGAATAGAAAGTAATGAGAAACTGGAAGCACATGAAATGAAATTATTAAAACATGGTTTTTATCGTATTCATAAATCCTATCTAGTTAGCTTAAATAAAGTAAAAAAAATTCAAAAAGATGAATTTATGAATTCATTTAATATAGTTCTATATGATTCTAGTACTACCATACCAGTAAGTAAACACCGTATAAAAGAACTAAAAGATGCCGTAATGAAGCAGTTTAATTTTTAA
- a CDS encoding McrC family protein — translation MDKLLEVREYESITCNEDYRNDPQYKYLNKEIFTELENFILTFNENQSGDALDFLKIGVRRNVGKVIQAKNFVGLIQMKNGFQVQILPKVTASEMEDTKTAFLRMLRSMKDFPSKVFNDASLKMDRMNLYEIFINMYIQELRNLMKRGLRSAYIPIEDNLNFFKGKLIVQEQIKNNYAHKERFFVRYDEFEVNRPENRLIKSTLLKLQKLSSSSANIKEIRKLLTAFEMVKPSTNFTKDFSRVVIDRNTKDYEILMSWSRVFLLNQSFTTFSGNTTARALLFPMEKVFESYVVQHLKRVLADLPWEVLTQDKGHYLFNHPKQFALRPDIVITREDQSTIILDTKWKSLTNQPRQNYGISQADMYQMYAYSKKYQTPEIWLLYPMNEEMKDAEISFESFYQDFGLETKIRLFFVDVTNIEESLGELRGKLIQGIAVKEQMT, via the coding sequence ATGGACAAGCTGTTGGAGGTTCGTGAGTATGAGTCCATTACTTGCAATGAGGATTATCGTAACGATCCTCAATACAAATATTTGAATAAAGAAATTTTCACTGAGCTTGAAAACTTTATCCTAACCTTTAATGAGAATCAATCCGGTGACGCTTTAGACTTTTTGAAAATAGGTGTACGACGGAATGTTGGTAAGGTTATTCAAGCAAAGAACTTTGTTGGGCTTATACAAATGAAAAACGGGTTTCAAGTTCAAATCCTTCCAAAAGTAACTGCTAGTGAAATGGAGGATACAAAGACAGCCTTCCTACGAATGCTGCGCAGCATGAAGGATTTTCCAAGCAAAGTATTTAATGATGCAAGTTTAAAAATGGATCGTATGAACCTATATGAAATTTTTATTAATATGTATATCCAGGAATTGCGTAACCTAATGAAAAGAGGGTTGCGCTCTGCCTATATACCCATAGAAGATAACTTAAACTTTTTTAAAGGAAAACTGATTGTTCAAGAGCAAATAAAGAATAACTATGCTCATAAAGAGCGTTTTTTTGTACGATACGATGAATTTGAGGTAAATCGACCTGAGAACAGATTAATTAAATCGACATTGTTGAAATTACAGAAGCTATCAAGTAGTTCAGCTAATATAAAAGAAATAAGAAAACTACTTACAGCATTCGAAATGGTCAAACCCTCTACAAATTTCACAAAAGATTTTTCACGTGTTGTAATAGACCGAAATACAAAGGATTACGAAATCCTAATGAGCTGGTCGAGGGTTTTTCTACTGAATCAAAGCTTTACCACTTTTTCTGGTAACACAACAGCACGAGCATTACTGTTTCCAATGGAAAAGGTTTTCGAATCATATGTAGTACAACATTTAAAACGAGTTTTAGCAGACCTACCATGGGAAGTATTAACCCAAGATAAAGGGCATTATTTATTTAATCACCCAAAACAATTTGCTTTACGACCAGACATTGTTATCACAAGAGAGGATCAGAGCACGATTATCCTTGATACGAAGTGGAAGTCCCTAACCAATCAACCACGCCAAAATTATGGAATTTCACAGGCAGACATGTATCAAATGTATGCCTACTCTAAAAAATATCAAACACCAGAAATTTGGCTGCTTTATCCTATGAATGAAGAGATGAAGGATGCTGAAATAAGCTTTGAGTCCTTTTATCAGGATTTTGGTTTAGAGACTAAGATTCGATTGTTTTTTGTGGATGTTACTAATATTGAGGAGAGTCTTGGAGAATTGCGTGGCAAGTTAATTCAAGGAATAGCAGTTAAGGAGCAAATGACCTGA
- a CDS encoding sensor histidine kinase, producing the protein MIFIDFIGALFATIPFLLLTLQLLNKLHFKKKGLIYFLLISFGTAILLALSLGNPLLKLSIAVMILAFLCTKFYNVKFTFSLLSLLLSVILLLIVEYVGIIILNLLYVESLSYNQIRFITALINALLLSLLFLFMKSLKLSLIPNHDVYFANNSKLWWTSPVFVVLSLLIVVEIIQDGVTISSVYLILTSIIAFIYLTRYIIFQKTVETEKIMVNEQEKSAKFYLRGIQAQRHDFIFQVNTINSLVHLNRIDELKTYLGELTEEFQTTSETLPLHYISTAGLLIQYKQIFKKDGVHFKIIVEDTFEGIPMQVYEFNNIIGNLITNAFESVRLIKTNYKEITIKFSKDQHLVVEVINEINQDSFDLMNIFQDGFTTKEKDKNGLGLNNIMMTLEQYNGYLYPELNNRTLSMFVIIPTEK; encoded by the coding sequence ATGATTTTCATCGATTTTATTGGAGCCCTTTTTGCAACAATACCATTTCTTTTATTAACACTACAGCTATTGAATAAATTGCATTTTAAAAAAAAGGGATTAATTTATTTTTTGTTAATAAGTTTTGGTACAGCTATACTTTTAGCACTATCACTAGGAAACCCCTTATTAAAGTTATCTATAGCAGTTATGATTTTAGCTTTTCTTTGTACAAAATTTTATAATGTAAAGTTTACTTTTTCATTATTATCACTGCTTTTAAGTGTGATCCTTCTGCTTATTGTGGAATATGTGGGTATTATTATTTTGAATTTACTTTATGTGGAGTCATTATCGTATAATCAAATACGCTTTATCACTGCATTAATTAACGCTTTACTTTTATCTTTATTGTTTTTATTCATGAAGTCATTAAAGTTGAGTCTTATTCCTAACCATGACGTTTATTTTGCTAATAACTCAAAACTTTGGTGGACTTCTCCAGTATTTGTTGTTTTATCCTTGCTAATTGTCGTTGAAATCATTCAAGATGGAGTAACCATTTCCTCCGTTTATTTAATACTCACTTCCATTATTGCCTTTATTTATCTTACAAGGTACATAATTTTTCAAAAGACAGTAGAAACAGAAAAAATAATGGTAAATGAACAAGAAAAAAGCGCAAAGTTTTACTTAAGAGGTATTCAAGCCCAAAGGCACGATTTTATATTTCAGGTTAACACAATTAATTCACTAGTCCATCTGAATAGAATAGATGAATTAAAAACGTACCTTGGTGAACTTACAGAAGAGTTTCAAACCACTTCCGAAACACTTCCATTACATTATATTTCGACAGCCGGTTTACTTATTCAATACAAACAAATATTTAAAAAGGATGGAGTTCATTTTAAAATTATTGTAGAGGATACATTCGAAGGAATCCCTATGCAAGTTTATGAATTTAATAACATTATAGGTAACTTAATTACTAATGCATTTGAATCTGTCAGATTAATAAAAACAAACTACAAAGAGATAACAATTAAATTCTCTAAAGATCAACATTTAGTGGTAGAGGTTATAAATGAAATTAATCAAGATTCATTTGATTTAATGAACATATTTCAGGATGGCTTTACTACCAAGGAGAAGGATAAAAATGGTCTTGGTCTAAACAATATTATGATGACCTTAGAACAGTACAACGGTTACTTATATCCAGAATTAAATAATCGAACATTAAGTATGTTTGTCATAATACCCACAGAAAAGTAA